The following proteins are encoded in a genomic region of Zea mays cultivar B73 chromosome 9, Zm-B73-REFERENCE-NAM-5.0, whole genome shotgun sequence:
- the LOC103639352 gene encoding UDP-glucuronate 4-epimerase 2 — translation MAPQLTGVPGSGAAAGGAAAVKPQFHHYHHRLPPRHHHSSPASLLSKLAFWSVCSLSLLLAFLLLSPAAPAPRAAPESPRRSLHASPSSTTSWGGAAWEKKVRASARIRRSGGHSVLVTGAAGFVGCHAAAALRRRGDGVLGLDNFNDYYDTALKRGRAALLARSGVYVVHGDIADAELLAKLFDVVPFTHVLHLAAQAGVRHALVDPMSYVRANVAGLVALLEAARAANPQPAVVWASSSSVYGLNSHVPFSEHDRTDRPASLYAATKKAGEEIAHVYNHIYGLSLTALRFFTVYGPWGRPDMAYFFFTKDILAGRPITIYESAGGGSHQTTISRDFTYVDDIVKGCVAALDTAGRSTGSGGKKRGTAPFRTYNLGNTSPVPVTQLVDLLEKLLKVKAVRKVVKMPRNGDVPYTHANVSLAQRELGYRPSTDLQTGLKKFVRWYLEYYHPELAEKHKLRTSSNGKGSRGRNGSSSSAR, via the coding sequence ATGGCGCCGCAGCTGACCGGAGTGCCCGGTTCGGGGGCCGCGGCGGGCGGTGCGGCGGCCGTCAAACCGCAGTTCCACCACTACCACCACCGCCTGCCCCCGCGCCACCACCACTCCTCGCCGGCCTCGCTCCTCTCCAAGCTCGCCTTCTGGTCCGTCTGCTCCCTCTCGCTCCTCCTCGCCttcctcctcctctcccccgcggcGCCCGCCCCGCGGGCCGCGCCCGAGTCCCCGCGCCGCTCCCTCCACGCGTCCCCCTCGTCCACCACCTCCTGGGGCGGCGCCGCCTGGGAGAAGAAGGTGCGCGCGTCGGCGCGCATCAGGCGCTCCGGGGGCCACTCCGTCCTCGTCACGGGCGCCGCGGGGTTCGTCGGCTGCCACGCGGCTGCCGCTCTCCGCCGCCGAGGGGACGGCGTGCTCGGCCTCGACAACTTCAACGACTACTACGACACGGCTCTCAAGCGCGGCCGCGCCGCGCTCCTCGCCCGCTCCGGGGTCTACGTCGTCCACGGCGACATCGCCGACGCGGAGCTCCTCGCCAAGCTGTTCGACGTCGTGCCCTTCACGCACGTTCTCCACCTCGCCGCGCAAGCCGGCGTGCGGCACGCGCTCGTGGACCCCATGTCTTATGTGCGCGCCAACGTTGCCGGTCTCGTGGCGCTGCTCGAGGCGGCGCGCGCGGCCAATCCTCAGCCCGCCGTCGTCTGGGCATCGTCGTCTTCAGTGTACGGGCTCAACTCCCATGTGCCTTTCTCTGAGCACGACAGGACGGATCGACCGGCCTCTCTCTATGCAGCCACCAAGAAGGCCGGTGAGGAGATCGCTCATGTCTACAACCACATCTATGGTCTGTCACTCACTGCTCTCAGGTTCTTCACTGTCTATGGGCCATGGGGGCGTCCAGACATGGCgtacttcttcttcaccaaggacaTCCTTGCTGGTCGGCCAATTACGATCTACGAGAGTGCCGGTGGAGGTTCACACCAGACTACCATTTCCCGGGATTTCACCTACGTTGATGACATTGTGAAGGGGTGTGTAGCGGCACTGGATACAGCAGGTCGGAGCACAGGCAGTGGAGGCAAGAAGCGAGGTACAGCACCGTTCAGGACGTACAATTTAGGCAACACTTCACCTGTGCCTGTTACACAGCTAGTGGATTTGCTGGAGAAATTGCTCAAAGTGAAGGCTGTGAGGAAGGTTGTTAAGATGCCAAGGAATGGAGATGTGCCATACACGCATGCCAACGTAAGCCTTGCGCAGCGGGAGCTTGGTTACCGGCCATCCACAGATCTGCAAACAGGGCTCAAGAAGTTTGTGCGGTGGTATCTTGAATACTACCATCCTGAGCTGGCTGAGAAGCACAAACTGCGTACCAGCAGCAATGGCAAGGGTTCACGTGGTCGGAATGGCAGCTCAAGTAGCGCAAGATGA